GATAATCAAGATTATAAATTAATGaaatgtttataaaatatatatatcaacaatcattttaaattttataatattaaattggtcgcattaaatttttaaaaaaattaacctaTTTATTATTCGATTATTAGAAACTGTATATGTGCCTTGCATGGATTTCAAAGGgctaatttttctaaaaaagaaaaaaataggaAAAGAGATTAATCCACCGAAACTAAAAATTTAGAACAGTGGGATGTGAAATGAGTCAAATGACATAGAAATGACAAATCATGGAAATGAAACCTAAAATAGGGATCTGAAATGGAACCTAAAATAGTAAAATAGTGAGAAACTCATTTTGTCCACACTAGGCTACTATCCAAAACTCCAACCCAAGAGCACAACTCTTTTCAGATTCTTTTCTGTCTTCCCCACCTTCCATTACATACACTACATGTTACTATtatcacacacaaacacacacacacacacacagagagacaGAGTAACAAGAAACCTCAAGAAATGGCAAACTCAATCCTCCTCACAACCCCCTTCCCTCTATCATCAAAGCCCAAATCTTTTCACTTAAAACTCACCTCATCCTTCACACACATCACTATTAACAACCCCTTTAAATTGCCCACCAGAAAGCTCCCTAATTCCCAACTAtcaaatttcaagaaaattcaaGCAATTGGCGAAACAGATGAAAGAAGTAGTATTAGTATTGACCCAGATGAAGATTTGCTGGTTGGGGAGGATGCTGCAGTTTTTGAGTTGGGTCAGCAGAAGGTTTCTTCGTGGCTTTATTTTGGTGGGGTTTTAGGGGTTGTGTTGTTTATTCTTCAGGTGGGTTGGATTGATAATTCTACTGGGATTGggaaagattttattaatgctGTCTCTGCCATTTCAGATAGCCCTGAGGTATGTATGCTTTATGAATTGACTAGTGCACAAGATTTGTTTGGGCTGTGATTATATGTATTGGAGAAACTACTTGTTTGCAATTAGGAAAATTTAATTGATATTAAAGGTTAAAACTGTTTCTTTTGTTGATTGAGTCTAAACTTGCTTTGTAGCTTTTGTAGAGGGAATGAGCTTGAAATAATATCAGTACCAGTgtaaaatatctttttaatcagTACTTTGCATTATATTTTGATCTTTTTTGGTTCCTGTACTGTCTTTTTTCCGTGGTAATGGTTATTTATGGAATCCTTTTACCTTGCTAAATATATATCATGTTCTTAATTAAACATGCATGAGTAATCATATCAGATGAAACATGCTTATGCAGGTGGTGATGTTACTCCTCATTCTCATTTTTGCTGGTGTCCATAGTGGCTTGGCTAGTCTTAGAGATGCTGGTGAGAAACTTATTGGAGAACGTGCGTTCCGTGTCTTGTTTGCTGGCACATCTCTTCCCCTCGCTGTTAGCACTGTTGTGAGTTTACAGTCCTCTTCTTATGATTGTAATTTAAGTCACACTAGTATCTTTTGGTCTTATAACATGCTATCAGAAGATAGATGCTTTAAAGGCTTGATTGCAATTTATTAACCTCAAATATTATGATTCAGGTGTATTTCATCAATCACAGATACGATGGTGTTCAGTTATGGCAGCTGCAGGATGTTTCCCTgttacatcatttattatggCTCTCTAATTTTGTTTCCTTTTTCTTTCTCTATCCGTCAACCTTTAATTTGTTAGAGGTCGCAGCAGTAGACAAGCCCAAAATGCATCTTTGGGAAAGTGGGATCATGAGAATTACTCGGCACCCACAGGTGATAAGATCCATCATTGTCATTCATGTTTTAGTTACTGTAGGACTCTTTTTTGTTTCTTGTAAGTCGTTAGATGTCATGAAAGTAATCGCACATCAATCGGTGCTGTGATCACATAATAGGATATTATAATACATCTATTTTATCTGCACTGGACAGGATTTTTAGATTAGTTAAGGCTGTGCCAACCCGCAGCTATGTTGCACACTTTTTCAATCTTCACTCTTTGCGTTATGTAATATGCAGAGTACATTTAAGATATTGAATTCTTCACCTTGATCCATTTTTCAAAGTGCATATCTACATATGTAATAATGCAATGACATGATTCTCTGAATTATATTCCTCTTCAGATGGTTGGGCAGGTGATGTGGTGTCTTGCTCACACAATCTGGATTGGGAACTCTGTAGCAGTGGCAGCTTCGGTTGGCCTAATAGGCCATCATCTCTTTGGTGTTTGGAATGGTGACAGAAGGCTGGCCATTCGATATGGTGAAGATTTCGAGCTTGTAAAAAGCCGAACAAGTGTCATACCATTTGCAGCTATTCTCGAGGGTCGTCAAAAGTTACCGAAAGATTACTACAAGGAATTCATTAGGTTGCCCTATGCAGCAATCACATTTATTACCTTAGGAGCATACTTTGCGCACCCACTAATGCGAGCTGCCAGTTTTGGGCTACATTGGTAGGTCGGAACCACTATCTTCCGCGAAAAGAAAACCAAGAAGTTGCGAAGTTTCGGTTTGAGAGCCAAATGTTTATGATCGGGTAAAGATGCCTATATCTTCgccatatttatttaattactgAAGTAAGTTGCGCTAAATGTTGTTCTTTTGTTTCCAGATGCAGGGTTGCTGGTAATAAAGAATTGGCGGTTCACTACCAATGTGCTCCTGTAAGAGATTAATATATAGGTATACTgttaatacataaatatatatattagtaaatttttgtgtatTATTGGCAAGCATATGGTATCATTATATCTACAGACTAGACAAGTACTATTGTTTTATACCAATTTGTTCCTCATTACAATTTTCCAAGGCAATGATTTACTCTTCTATCTATTTATCTAATC
This genomic window from Daucus carota subsp. sativus chromosome 7, DH1 v3.0, whole genome shotgun sequence contains:
- the LOC108196139 gene encoding 15-cis-zeta-carotene isomerase, chloroplastic → MANSILLTTPFPLSSKPKSFHLKLTSSFTHITINNPFKLPTRKLPNSQLSNFKKIQAIGETDERSSISIDPDEDLLVGEDAAVFELGQQKVSSWLYFGGVLGVVLFILQVGWIDNSTGIGKDFINAVSAISDSPEVVMLLLILIFAGVHSGLASLRDAGEKLIGERAFRVLFAGTSLPLAVSTVVYFINHRYDGVQLWQLQDVSLLHHLLWLSNFVSFFFLYPSTFNLLEVAAVDKPKMHLWESGIMRITRHPQMVGQVMWCLAHTIWIGNSVAVAASVGLIGHHLFGVWNGDRRLAIRYGEDFELVKSRTSVIPFAAILEGRQKLPKDYYKEFIRLPYAAITFITLGAYFAHPLMRAASFGLHW